A part of Acropora palmata chromosome 8, jaAcrPala1.3, whole genome shotgun sequence genomic DNA contains:
- the LOC141890266 gene encoding uncharacterized protein LOC141890266 isoform X2, translating to MTLLLTSLVKAFLLLSAVIMLAETKNAVNQCKLSSRTAFCKQECNKDCHMTCAKAPRMLKSCHQGCQSSHCDMRCVTKETCLQTCDHLSNCDSSVFCKTSNCTQKCDAGNCKMNCRASSRCDQSCNEGSCKLKCPKTAERCKQSCWHGRCQATCNAKRLCDQNCNGGKCALRCKSDECRQNCDVGECKMKCRSRNNCAQYCSSFNKMCPLVDCESKERACKQFRGAERMVIRAQQGYQYCTNGNCEQNCTVSYNCYQNCKGNCQQYCTAGNKCEQSCGHDGKCQQLCNAKICNQRCTEGGNCNMTCIAKEPCTQRCPQGGCQTVCDSPSCLQLCNSGNCSLLCKGMQCQQNCTGGGCHLSCFLDADVCKQHCPSNNCTITRTQRPKRTEMITFQISSGQPKVVFNEAKTTNNSKRVSAALTFSTICALWVTMISFMY from the exons ATGACTTTGTTACTTACATCCTTGGTTAAAGCATTTTTGCTTCTATCGGCCGTGATAATGTTAGcagaaactaaaaatgcaGTCAACCAATGCAAATTGTCCTCACGCACTGCCTTCTGTAAACAAGAATGCAACAAAGATTGCCACATGACATGCGCAAAAGCTCCACGAATGCTCAAGTCATGTCATCAAGGTTGCCAGAGTAGCCACTGCGACATGAGATGCGTCACCAAGGAGACGTGTCTTCAAACTTGCGACCATTTGTCGAATTGTGATAGCTCGGTATTTTGTAAAACCTCGAACTGCACACAGAAGTGTGATGCTGGAAACTGTAAGATGAATTGCAGAGCTAGTTCTCGATGTGATCAGTCCTGTAACGAAGGATCGTGCAAACTAAAATGTCCAAAAACTGCAGAGCGCTGCAAGCAG TCTTGTTGGCATGGGCGGTGTCAAGCAACTTGCAATGCCAAGCGCCTGTGCGACCAAAATTGCAATGGTGGCAAGTGTGCACTAAGATGTAAGTCAGATGAATGTCGACAAAATTGCGATGTAGGGGAATGCAAAATGAAATGCAGGTCAAGAAATAACTGCGCTCAGTATTGTTCGTCTTTCAACAAGATGTGTCCTTTGGTGGACTGTGAGAGCAAAGAACGAGCTTGTAAACAG TTTAGAGGAGCAGAGAGGATGGTGATCCGCGCTCAACAAGGATATCAGTACTGCACCAACGGCAACTGTGAGCAAAACTGCACAGTTTCCTACAACTGCTACCAGAATTGCAAGGGCAACTGCCAGCAATATTGCACCGCCGGAAACAAATGCGAGCAGTCCTGTGGTCATGATGGAAAATGCCAACAGTTGTGTAACGCTAAGATATGCAATCAGCGATGCACGGAAGGAGGCAATTGCAACATGACTTGCATAGCTAAAGAGCCGTGCACTCAG CGATGTCCTCAAGGAGGCTGCCAGACTGTCTGCGATTCACCATCCTGTCTGCAGCTATGCAACTCTGGGAATTGTTCCTTGTTGTGCAAAGGAATGCAATGCCAGCAGAATTGCACAGGAGGTGGATGTCATTTGAGTTGCTTTCTCGACGCAGATGTGTGCAAACAACACTGTCCGTCTAATAACTGCACTATAACGAGAACCCAGAGACCGAAGCGGACGGAAATGATAACTTTCCAAATTTCGTCAGGTCAGCCAAAAGTAGTATTTAACGAGGCGAAAACTACGAACAATAGCAAAAGAGTCTCAGCTGCTTTAACGTTTTCAACTATTTGTGCTTTATGGGTGACGATGATTTCTTTCATGTATTGA
- the LOC141890266 gene encoding uncharacterized protein LOC141890266 isoform X1, translating into MMSASALLEKKMTLLLTSLVKAFLLLSAVIMLAETKNAVNQCKLSSRTAFCKQECNKDCHMTCAKAPRMLKSCHQGCQSSHCDMRCVTKETCLQTCDHLSNCDSSVFCKTSNCTQKCDAGNCKMNCRASSRCDQSCNEGSCKLKCPKTAERCKQSCWHGRCQATCNAKRLCDQNCNGGKCALRCKSDECRQNCDVGECKMKCRSRNNCAQYCSSFNKMCPLVDCESKERACKQFRGAERMVIRAQQGYQYCTNGNCEQNCTVSYNCYQNCKGNCQQYCTAGNKCEQSCGHDGKCQQLCNAKICNQRCTEGGNCNMTCIAKEPCTQRCPQGGCQTVCDSPSCLQLCNSGNCSLLCKGMQCQQNCTGGGCHLSCFLDADVCKQHCPSNNCTITRTQRPKRTEMITFQISSGQPKVVFNEAKTTNNSKRVSAALTFSTICALWVTMISFMY; encoded by the exons atgaTGTCTGCAAG TGCACTGCTTGAGAAGAAGATGACTTTGTTACTTACATCCTTGGTTAAAGCATTTTTGCTTCTATCGGCCGTGATAATGTTAGcagaaactaaaaatgcaGTCAACCAATGCAAATTGTCCTCACGCACTGCCTTCTGTAAACAAGAATGCAACAAAGATTGCCACATGACATGCGCAAAAGCTCCACGAATGCTCAAGTCATGTCATCAAGGTTGCCAGAGTAGCCACTGCGACATGAGATGCGTCACCAAGGAGACGTGTCTTCAAACTTGCGACCATTTGTCGAATTGTGATAGCTCGGTATTTTGTAAAACCTCGAACTGCACACAGAAGTGTGATGCTGGAAACTGTAAGATGAATTGCAGAGCTAGTTCTCGATGTGATCAGTCCTGTAACGAAGGATCGTGCAAACTAAAATGTCCAAAAACTGCAGAGCGCTGCAAGCAG TCTTGTTGGCATGGGCGGTGTCAAGCAACTTGCAATGCCAAGCGCCTGTGCGACCAAAATTGCAATGGTGGCAAGTGTGCACTAAGATGTAAGTCAGATGAATGTCGACAAAATTGCGATGTAGGGGAATGCAAAATGAAATGCAGGTCAAGAAATAACTGCGCTCAGTATTGTTCGTCTTTCAACAAGATGTGTCCTTTGGTGGACTGTGAGAGCAAAGAACGAGCTTGTAAACAG TTTAGAGGAGCAGAGAGGATGGTGATCCGCGCTCAACAAGGATATCAGTACTGCACCAACGGCAACTGTGAGCAAAACTGCACAGTTTCCTACAACTGCTACCAGAATTGCAAGGGCAACTGCCAGCAATATTGCACCGCCGGAAACAAATGCGAGCAGTCCTGTGGTCATGATGGAAAATGCCAACAGTTGTGTAACGCTAAGATATGCAATCAGCGATGCACGGAAGGAGGCAATTGCAACATGACTTGCATAGCTAAAGAGCCGTGCACTCAG CGATGTCCTCAAGGAGGCTGCCAGACTGTCTGCGATTCACCATCCTGTCTGCAGCTATGCAACTCTGGGAATTGTTCCTTGTTGTGCAAAGGAATGCAATGCCAGCAGAATTGCACAGGAGGTGGATGTCATTTGAGTTGCTTTCTCGACGCAGATGTGTGCAAACAACACTGTCCGTCTAATAACTGCACTATAACGAGAACCCAGAGACCGAAGCGGACGGAAATGATAACTTTCCAAATTTCGTCAGGTCAGCCAAAAGTAGTATTTAACGAGGCGAAAACTACGAACAATAGCAAAAGAGTCTCAGCTGCTTTAACGTTTTCAACTATTTGTGCTTTATGGGTGACGATGATTTCTTTCATGTATTGA
- the LOC141890283 gene encoding ADP-ribosylation factor-like protein 2 isoform X2, translating into MRSFWSPNSKFWWHISSIPLKKKKKTWRLGRNSRSFLLEGGILIGKALGMRFKLNIWDVGGQKSLRSYWRNYFESTDGLIWVVDSADRRRLGDCKEELKGLLLEERLAGATLLVFANKQDLPGALSGEEIRDALDLESIKTHHWNIQWCSAVTGEKLLEGVDWLISDIASRIFTMD; encoded by the exons ATGAGAAGTTTTTGGTCGCCAAACAGCAAATTTTGGTGGCACATTTCCTCCATtccactgaaaaagaaaaaaaaaacatggcggcTAGGAAGGAATTCTCGTTCGTTTTTGCTGGAGGGAGGCATTTTGATtggaaaagccctgggaatgag ATTCAAGCTGAACATTTGGGATGTGGGAGGACAGAAGTCTCTTCGCTCATATTGgagaaattattttgaaagtaCAGATGGCTTGATTTGGGTTGTGGACAGTGCTGACCGTAGGAGGCTTGGCGATTGCAAGGAAGAACTTAAAGGACTGCTTCTTGAAGAG AGGCTTGCTGGTGCTACTTTGTTAGTTTTTGCAAACAAGCAAGACCTGCCTGGAGCATTATCAGGTGAAGAAATAAGAGAT GCTCTTGATCTAGAATCCATCAAAACGCACCACTGGAATATACAATGGTGCAGTGCTGTGACAGGGGAGAAGCTGTTGGAGGGTGTGGACTGGCTAATATCTGACATTGCATCAAGGATATTTACAATGGATTGA
- the LOC141890283 gene encoding ADP-ribosylation factor-like protein 2 isoform X1: MGLLTILKKMKQKEKEMRILMLGLDNAGKTTILKKFNGEDISTIEPTLGFNIKTLEHREFKLNIWDVGGQKSLRSYWRNYFESTDGLIWVVDSADRRRLGDCKEELKGLLLEERLAGATLLVFANKQDLPGALSGEEIRDALDLESIKTHHWNIQWCSAVTGEKLLEGVDWLISDIASRIFTMD; encoded by the exons ATGGGACTTCTAACAATTcttaagaaaatgaaacaaaaggaaaaggagaTGAGGATTCTGATGTT AGGACTTGATAATGCTggtaaaacaacaattttaaagaaatttaatgGAGAAGATATCAGCACTATAGAACCAACCCTAGGATTCAACATCAAAACCCTTGAGCACAGAGA ATTCAAGCTGAACATTTGGGATGTGGGAGGACAGAAGTCTCTTCGCTCATATTGgagaaattattttgaaagtaCAGATGGCTTGATTTGGGTTGTGGACAGTGCTGACCGTAGGAGGCTTGGCGATTGCAAGGAAGAACTTAAAGGACTGCTTCTTGAAGAG AGGCTTGCTGGTGCTACTTTGTTAGTTTTTGCAAACAAGCAAGACCTGCCTGGAGCATTATCAGGTGAAGAAATAAGAGAT GCTCTTGATCTAGAATCCATCAAAACGCACCACTGGAATATACAATGGTGCAGTGCTGTGACAGGGGAGAAGCTGTTGGAGGGTGTGGACTGGCTAATATCTGACATTGCATCAAGGATATTTACAATGGATTGA